Below is a window of Fundidesulfovibrio magnetotacticus DNA.
GGTCACCACGGCGTTCATGGTCTCGGGCGTCACGCGCATCCACCGCCTTTCGTGGGAGGCCGTGGAGCCGCCCAACAACTACGTCTCCACCCTTTCGGGGGAATCCATCACGGGCGTGGTGAAGCTCGAGGACCGCATCGTCTTCCTGCTCGACTTGGAAAAAATCGTGGCCGACCTGAACCCCCAGCTGGGCCTGCGCCTGGACACCAGCATCGACTGGCGCTCCAGCAACCGCTACCGCGCCCTCATCGCCGACGATTCGGCCCTCATCCGCGAGATGTTGCGCGACCTCATGGAAAAGGCCAACTTCGACGTGGAGGTGGTCACCACAGGCCTCCAGGCCTGGGAGCGCCTGCAGATCCTCAAGCAGAAGGCCGAGGAAGAAGGCAAGGACATCACGGACTACGTGCAGGTGGTGGTTTCAGACATCGAAATGCCCACCATGGACGGCCACAACCTCACCAAGCGCATCAAGGACGACCACATGCTGCGCGTGCTGCCCGTGCTGTTGTTCTCCTCGCTCATCACGGACAAGCTGCGTCACAAGGGCGAGGCCGTGGGCGCGGACGATCAGATCTCAAAGCCCGAGGTGAGCCAGCTGGCCCTGCGCGCCAAGAAGCTCATCGAGGAGCGGCTGACCGACTAACCGACCCCCCCCTCAATAAAACGAAAACGCCCGGCGGGCCCTGCCTGCCGGGCGTTTCTTCGTTCCGTTCCGGTCGCGAGCGCCGGTGCTTCTCCTTGCGTGTGTAAACCGTGCGGTCGCGCTGCGCGCGCGACGGCGGGGCCTGCTTCTTTCGGATGGTCACGTCCTCCTCGCGGATGACGATGACCGTCTTGCCTGCGGGCATGTTCCACCTCCTGCGGGTTGGGTTCGCGCCCACTGGGCTGCCGTTTCTTTGGTCCAGTATGG
It encodes the following:
- a CDS encoding chemotaxis protein — its product is MAQTNILLEAGTNELEIVEFFLDEALPEDAPADKKSYKGYYGVNVAKVLEIIRLPKITALPEVSHPSVLGAFNLRNHIIPLVDLSVWLDKNRVELESPKVIVTEFNKVTTAFMVSGVTRIHRLSWEAVEPPNNYVSTLSGESITGVVKLEDRIVFLLDLEKIVADLNPQLGLRLDTSIDWRSSNRYRALIADDSALIREMLRDLMEKANFDVEVVTTGLQAWERLQILKQKAEEEGKDITDYVQVVVSDIEMPTMDGHNLTKRIKDDHMLRVLPVLLFSSLITDKLRHKGEAVGADDQISKPEVSQLALRAKKLIEERLTD